GAAGTCGAACGCTTGTGAGCTGTCTATTCTTTGTGTAAGAAGTGTCATTatcgtaattttcttttttgaaacttttcgtTGTAGAGTTTTACTCCGTACAGCCCTATCCCTTTCGAGCGATATATTGTCTACGGCAAATGTGATGTACGGAAGCCGTTTTACATGAGGATTGATGAGAATGTAGAAGATATTGTAGAAGATTTAGAAATAAGGGTAAGCACATTCGATTAATTTCATCCAAGAAATGCCAATACGTCTTTAATATGTTTCTGTTCTTTGGAGTTTGTGAGAAGTTTTATGGAAGGGTAGCGTTCCGTTGTAAAATTCTGAGAGATAGCTTTGTTCAATCCTCTTCCAAACTATGTGTATTGATTGATGCATAAATGGCAGAAGGGTGAAGACAGTTCCAAATTGTTTTCACATTTCTgtgtcaaattttcttttaccttTAACCTGTTGCTATAGTGAGTACGACATATAGTACCTTTCAGCATCACTGCTTTTATTTTAGCTGTTAAATTGAAAGCGCACGCACATTTTAGCGAAATGTTGTTGTTCGGTGTTATCACACTTAGTTATAGtataaatttcagaaatattaCGAGAATATTCGACAAGGTGCTAGGGCGAAAATCGCGAAAAGCAAAACTGCATACGAGTAAGTTCCAAACTCAATCGTTGTCTTCATATTTTCCTCCATTCCTGAACAGACTGTTCATAGCCCCAATAGTGTATTTCCAATTCGAGAGCGAACTACATGGCggtattttttccaaattttcattaTGGGGAAAATATGTTCAACATTTTTGCTCATTTAAAGTTGATGATTGCCTAAATTTGGTATTGTTGGTTGCTTGCAATGaacataatctttttttttttcttataacatGACATCAAGGATAATCTGAATTGTATTTGGGGTTTTCTCCAAAGCTTACTATACATTGGTCTATTCATGCATTCCGTGCTAGTGTGCTGGTGACTTCCTCTGCTTCAGATCCTTAGTAACTGAGATAGGGTTTAGTCTAGACCACCAAATTATCTGcttttcctttccaaaaaaagctaCATCTACCTGTGAAGTGAAGTAGTTGCAGTCAAAAACCAAAACTTTACATCTGGTGCCATGAATCGAAAGTAGAGcaacaaagaaattgaatGAACTGAGATAGAATTGTAAAACAGTATCTTGAAACAAATAGAACTGATGCAACAATTACCAGCTAATTACAAACAAAATTGCACTTGATTTAGCAAACATCGAAGTTGTGTATGCGGTTTTAAcgttattttgaagaaaaaacaacatgtTTCAGTAGCGATCTTGAAGAGGAACTAGATACATCGttaacaaagaagaaagttgGTGTTATCAATGCGTACGGTAAGTATGAGAAAATTATTACTCTCTACATGTGTTCAGACGGAACGATACTGATTGATATTGATAATTATTTTCGAGTCGTTCGGTGAATTCACTTTGTAAAAAGAACTTTGTGTCGTTCCATTGAATTTTGCAAGAAGATTAAAGCAATCTTATGGAATTATAGAACTCCGTTTTAAATTCCCACATGCGATTATCGACTTCCAATcgctttttccttctcttttcgttGTCTTTCGTATCTAATACGACAAGGTCATTCATGCAAAATTTGTGCACACATCTTTTATatacttttcttttacagAATTGGAACGAGTGAAAATAGAGGGTAAAATCTACGAGGTGAGTGTCTTTCTCTGACTACCTTGTATAACATTTcgtaaaaattgttgtttttgaagagaacCAAGTACACGTGTTCTCTGTACTCTATAAAACTGGTGGGGAAAAACTCCATTGCTGTATTTTATATATGTTTCCAATTTCGTAGGGTTTGTTCTCACTTCAGTAACTAAGGATTGCTTTCCAAAATACCTGAGACTTCAATCATTTTGATTGATTGTTTCTGCATCCAATTCGTTTTGACTTTGAGAATATCGACATTCGATCCCCAAGCAGTTTTTCTGATAGTTGCAAAGTTCGCCATTATTTAAGCTGGACAAGCTAGACGAGGAGTACAAACCTTCAACATTGGATAATAGTCAACGTAATGCGCTTATTAAAGCGATCACCAACGAAATTGCTATCATCCAGGGCCCTCCTGGAACAGGTgcgtttttggaaatttctgaagCTCCATGGCTAGGTGACTTTtttgagcactttttttttattaggaaaAACTTTCATTGGAGCTGAAATTGCTAGTGTAATACTTCAAAATCGATCACGTTGGGGGATTACGGAGCCAATGTTGGTCATTGCTTTCACGAATAGTGCTGTCGATCAGTTTGTTGAAAAAGTTCTGGAGAAGGTGAGATCAAATCGCATAGGATTTGTCAGCAGCCATTCAAAATTCCATTGTTTAGATGTATTCGGACTTTGACAGGGGTCATTTCTGCCACGAAGGACCTTTAATTGCACGTCTTGGATCGAAATCGGAGAGTGACATCTTGAAGAGGTGCTCTCTAGTTGGTTTGGATTTGCTGCATGATATCATATCACTCAGGAAGTACCCGAGCTAATTGGAAGGCAAGACAAATTAACACAAACCAGTTGACATATTCCAAAATTTGCTCATATAGTCTTTGACGGAGTTTTtgacaccgtttttttttacaacgattatgGAGGGATGAGCGAGACCACCCCCGATCctacaatctacaaccccatctctattTTGTCCAACGGTCTCCCTCCCCCattacgtcagattcgtggttaTGGCCTCTTTAACGACGCAATTGCGGATTTCAAAGAAGATATATATAAGAGATATGTTTATAGTATATGTATATGATATATTTCTTTCCTTGCTGTACGAGTGAACGTTCTTCGTCAAGCTGTTCTCTGGTTGATTACTCATTTCATTGCACCTTGGAGTTCGTGGATCACTGGTCATCACTGGTTTGTGCTATAActtgtcttaaaggcatcaccccacgaatctacactacctcgaatctgaggtggtgcagatttcaggtggagtatgcttataagggatagtagattatggataagagggtgattccgtccatttctcccttattgccgtaaaaaaacggccaagattcggcgccgcacaaggctggcgcgctccactcgaactccttgtagaaaatagtgcgccagaacgcccgaaaccgtgtcttcctggccgtttttttacggcaattaggaagaaatggacggaatcaccctcttccctaTAATCTGCGACCCAGCAAACCTAActaactcacctgaaatccgcatcaccgtagattcgtgtggtgatgcctttaactagtcTTGTCGGCTGCACCCAATTAGCTCGGCTAGCCCCTGATGCGGACCCGTTCTTCGAGAAACACGAGTTGTGTCAGAACGTGCGCAGATGTCAATATGGCAAGATACACACCTATTTAGTTAGGTCTTGCTACTGCCTCTCAATCCTCATGCATCTCTTCTGATCTAGCTGCATTAGAGTAGATGTAGTGCTCTTAATAAAATTTCAGGGgtggatttttgaagaatgacCTTGTCAACATCTATTCTCACGACATCAACACAGATGGTACAATTAAAGAACTaaataattcatttaaaagcaaaagaaatacCCAACTGATACTTGCTGAAGCTAGTTTGGTGCTGTACATATACAAAAGGTGCCTCTGTATCATTAGCACGTTCTCACAAAGGTGGACTAATTTACAGTATTGCAGAAATCTCATCGGCTATAAAGCGCTGACAAAAGGAAGGATCGTACCTGATCGATTCAAAGTCGAGCTATCCATATGGAAGAACACTCACTGTGACTCATCTGGATGTGGGCTAGATGTGAGCTTGTGAATACTACTTGAGTAGCACAGCGTATCCATGAATTATTGAGCTGATTTTTTAGGACGATGAGGCTTTTGCATGTTGGTTGCTTGACAAGTCTTATAATAGAGGGGATAACAAAATGGATGCTCCGCCTGACGATGACGAGGATGGATCCGACACTGATTTCACGTCTCAGGTTTGAATTCTGCTCTTGAAAATTGTTAATATTTCTCAGTTATACCTAtagtttaatatttattttcttgagaTGCGCTTCCCCTGTTTCTCTCGCAATCTACTTTTCTGTTGCTTTGAGTGTGTACATGGCTGTCTCTTAGTTACTCAATTGCTTTGCCATTTCTTACCGTAGCCTGCcaaacaaatcgaaattttCAGGATCTTGATGTCGACGAATCGGAGGAGGCTGTATCTTTGGACAAACTGTTGGAGGATGTAAATGTGGGTTTCGCTGAACTTGTATTGTTTATGGTGGTTTATTTCTCTGTAATTAAGTGCAGGTTCAATTGTAGGAGgtattccttttatttccttaaaTTAAAGCTACTACTTCTGGAAAGTATATAGCTGAAATCCTGTAATTTTGCGGATTattgaattttcttgaaaggaATTAAGTTGGACTTAGAATGGATTGGCTCAACGATGTAGTAAGAtcaaatagaattaaaaatgCTAGAAAGTTACTTTTTATCCTTGACTCTATCGTTGTGTGCTGCCTACCTTTTTAGCAATTTTGTTGGAACAATTTCTTATGAGCAAATATGCTCTAAATAGTTACGCCTGCTCATGGTTTTTGTAGTCATATTTTATtaagttctttctttcttgaaaatgctgatatatatattatatatatatatatatatatatatatatatatatatatatagtatttGCTGCAAGACCCATTATTTACACGTGTACCGTTGCTTTAGGACCGTATTCTTTCGTAGACATCTAAATTTCAGCAGTTGGCTATTGATGTTGAAGAAGACTTGGATGAATTGTACCTATCTGATAGGAAATGGGATATTGTTAGACACTGCCCAGCTGAGAGTAACGTTGTTCTGCTAGGCAGCAAATATAAAACTACAACGAAAGGCAAGAAATTTGGCGTACAGGTGAACTTCATAGCCATTTTCTTTGTGACCAAGATTCATCTATTATTCTTGACGGGGGAACAGTTTTCTGTTTGCGGAACCCTTAATTAGTGGTTTAGAAGCTGTTGGATAGGGTGCTGGTCAGTGAATGTGCTGATGCGAAGGAGTCGATTCTTAAGGTATGTTGCTATTATTTGATTGGAATTCTTTGTGGCTCCCTGGAATATTCTTTGTTAAGGTGAAACCTATGGAAGCTAAAGACGTAGAAAATATgaattcattcttttccttaaCGAAACAGCGCCGGTGGGAGCTTTATATGTATTGGATGAAACAGTTGGTATGATTAGTTAATTCTGCTTCTTAGTCTTTTTATTGAAGAAGtctttttgatttaaaaaaaattctagcgGCATACCACCGAACAGCAGTTGCCACTTTTAATTGAAAACTATCGTGTTGCTTgcgaaaatgcgaaaaatgcGCAGTTCTGGCGAGATGTGGAGGTGTTGAGAAAGTGTCTAGTGAGTCGTTGTTCCCACTAGCATATCTCATCGCAGAACTgtagttgtatttttttttctgtacaggTGATTTGCGCAACAACGACAGGAGCTGCtaaggaaaaagaattgttAGAGAAAATTCGGTGTCGTGTTCTAATTGTCGACGAGGCTGCtgaagttagtgttttttttttgttttgtcagAAATTTTGTCCTTAAGGACTGTTTTGCAGGTGTTTGAAGCTCATGTTCTGGCTTCACTTGTTCCTTCCGTTGAACATATGGTTTTAATTGGAGATCATCAGCAGCTAAGGCCTAACCCATGTGCGGATTGTTCTTTCTTAATATGGTCCCGTTCTTTCTGGCTCGTTTCTGGtcaatttaaaagtatatGAAAATTACAACTGAATAGAgatagttttttcttgtggCCATTTAAAGGCGTATCGACACTAACTTTTTTAACTCCTTCTTGAACCACcctattttttttggaggtgTTTAAATGCTTCgatcaaataatttttaccaGAGCCTCATCCATAATCTCTCCACAAAAAACTCTTGCTTTAAAGCCAAATTCATTGATAGCGTCCGTATTTTAACTTTGAAGCTGTATATGAACTGGCTCGTGAGTACCACTTGGATGTATCCCTGTTTGAGCGCCTGGTGAGGAACGGATTCCCGTACAGCACACTACAAGTTCAACACCGAATGAACTCTGATATAACCAGGAACATCATCCAACCTTATTTTTATCCGGAGTGAGTTTGTAAAGTCATTTCTTGTTCTCTTGAATACTCACGAtttactaattatttattagttactaattgtaaataatacttgtatttttcaaaatcatcttCACTCAcgtaaatttttggaaaactcaGTCCATTTCTACAGAATAATCGACGACACATCTGTGCTGGATTATCCATTTGTACCTGGAATGGAGAAAAGATGTTTCTTTTGGATGCATGAAGAGCCGGAAACAACTGCGCCAGATGCGGTTTCTCGCTCAAACGATCATGAGGTCGCACTTAATGATCATATTAAACACTCAAATCTCTCCTTTCCTCCACTTTGTCTTGTTAACGATCtttgaagatgaaggaggAATTTCATCTCTTCAAACTTTTCCGCTGCCGTTTACCGTATCTTTTCAGCCTTacggtatagtcgggtcaaagcgacttGAAGCTCGGCGCTGCAGTTCGAGAATAGTTCCGCCTCGATTCCATCCGCgagcttcaccgcgccgcttcaagcgcggccacttacgtaactgcagCGAGCATCATGTTGTTTTTAGCCGACTATAGATGTACTGATGAACACATTTTGTATTATGTATTGTATATAAGTGAATTTTTCACCTGAATCATGCTAATCTCCTTTTTGAAGGTGAAGATGATAGTGGGACTAATTTCGTACTTGAAGATGCAAGGAATCGACTTCAGCGAGGTATTTATTTTCTGATCATTGTTTGCCAGCGCTTTTTATAGTGTAGCACTTTCGATTAGTTCGCCTTTACATATCTATAAattctaaataatttttttcatttggtaTTTAGATTACCGTGATTGCGGCCTACTCAGCCCAAATGGCTGCATTACGTGAATCTGTTGGGAATGTATTTGGTAGACCAAGTGATGATCGAACTGTCGTTGCAGTTGAAACTGTGGACAGTTACCAGGGGAAAGTATGTCTACCTCTGTAATTTCTTCCGCTAACAGCAGTTGTAAATTTTTAAGGAGAACCGTATAATAATTGTATCGTTGGTGCGGTCTGAGAGGGACGGAATAGGATTCTTGGCGGTTAGCTCCTTTGTTTTATCATCCTCTTCTGCTTTTATAACAATTTGATCTCCTATCTATGTGgtttctgatatttttctaaattttggGTTGTTTTACTAATGATTTAGGTTAAAAATCGAATTACGGTGGCGTTGACCCGGGCAAGGCACGGAATGTACGTTATCGGCAATTTTGGCTACTTATCTCAGTGTTCCTCCTTTTGGAACAAGATTTGTACTCGCATGTTTGAAAACGGTCTTATAAGTCCCACATTGACTATTAAATGTCAAAGGCATGGAAATGTACAAGTAAGAACTATTCGTATGTTTAATTATAATTGTTGCATGATTGCTGTCGCTGCTTTCACAGGAGATCGAAGATCCCAGAGAGTTTGCTGAAAAATCGCCTGAAGGTGGATGTCAAGATATTTGCGGAGCGAGTTTACCATGCGGTCATAGTTGCCCTAGGAGGTAAATACCGAAATTTAGTGgtagtttttgaaattacatGTGTCTGTTGTTCTTCGTGGCTTTGTTTGAGGCTGTTTTTCAGGTGCCATCCATTCGATGATCATCTCACCTATATTTGTTTGCAGTCTTGCTTGAAACGATGTAAAGAAAATCGTTACCGTCATCCCTGTCAACGGTTGTGTTCTGAGGTTAGGTGATATTTCAGAAGGTTAATGTGGTCGACTTGTTATCCCTGTATTCTTCAGGAATGCGGTGCTTGCATGCGTGTAGTTTCAGTGGCACTAGATTGCGGGCATTTGACAAATGTGGTTTGCTCCGCATTATCTACAGCTGTTTGCGGTGAAAGGTTCTGTGACACACCTTTTTTCTCTGTGTTTTTCATCAGTTTTTGTTACCGAGTCCTGGACTTTTCGAGTCGTTAAGGAAAAGTATGAATTCACATTTTCTGCGTCTTTAGCTTCAATAGGTTGCACCTTAGCAAAGAATATCCCCGGGTGGTTTTcgactttttgttttttttttcggattcctACAGTTTCTTTGTTACTGTGAAACGGATACGGTGTAGGATTAGCGTCACTTCCTTATCTAGAATAAGAGGGACCCGATTTCTGACGTCCGCGGATTGTATAACCGTGTGTAAAATACCAAATTTGtcttcaattcttttcttcctagaaGATTTTGTATCACTATGCTCTTTTAGATGTGAAAAAATGCTCAAATGTGGCCATCAGTGTTCTAATGGATGTGGAAAACCATGTGCTAATGTTTGTCGGGAGGTATGGTGTTTTATTTGCTGCACATATTTTTAGGTTTTTCTTGATGCCATCATGTATCCGACCTTACTGGGTAATATAAAACGTTTTCAACCTGGTTACTTCGTGGTTACGTTCCGCAAACGCAACGAATAATTTAAACTGCAGTTCTGCAGCCAGCACTAAGCGCAGAAGCGCATAATCAACGCATCACATAATTGGCAGCAAGGCATAAtcaaaagttttaaaaatagacCTAATTTTAAGCGGTTTCCAGCCAGTGGAGTTATCGAACAAAATTTGCGGCCATACATGGAAGATACCATGTGACGAGGCAAAAATTACGCAAGCATGTCCGATGCCATGTCAGGAAGTGCTGCCGTGTGGCCATAAATGCGCTGACCGGTGTGGTCAGCCGTGCACTGTCGACTGTAGGAAGGTAAATTTAATGGTTGTTTCTTATTACAGACTTTCTGGTTCTGTGTAATTCTTGTGCTACTATCATTGAACTTTCAAACATCAAATGATATGTATAATAGTTgtttttaacattttcattccaaacaattttcttatttaatttctCATTAATTCATTTTCGAAGTTTGACGGCTGGGCGCTATTTCGTTCTTGTTGTTCTCGTACCAATTGGAATTTCCACACATCTCTTATTTGGTGTTACTAAATTCATCTCCAGAAAGTGCGCCGCGATCTGAAATGTGGACACTCCATTATTGTCGCTTGTTGTGAAGATGAGTCAGAAAAACAGTGTCAGGTAATTTCAAAAGTTTCGTGTCCTCTCTAATGAACAAGGTAGGAATCGAAACACATGCAGTAAATCGATACTGTAGtggttcattttattttccttcggATATCAAATGTACTTGCGATCTGTCATGTTTTAACTTAAAGGTGCTTATGATTCGTGAATTGGATCGATGTGGACATTCAGTGATGATTCCATGTCATGCTGGAACTGATTCAAGCTACTGTTCTGCAGTTTGTGGCAAAAATCTTACTTGTGGCCACAAGTGCATGAAAAATTGCGGAGAATGCTTTGTAGGTTAGTGGAATCGCTGTTTATTGGTTTAGTGCCATGAAGTGCCTTTACTTGCCTTTAAGCTTCAAAGTGTAATTATTgagaatttttacttttttccatcCTGTTCTTAAGCTGGAGGATGCAAATGCGAGTCAACCTGTGGCAAAGTAATGAGTTGTGGTCATCGATGTTCGAAAAAGTGAGTGGTGTTCCGTCAGTTCTTCGGTGCTAGAGTTTTGCAAGGAGAGTACTCTTCTCTCTTCtatatctcttctttttttctccgggTAACAGATAGTGAGTAGCGGAAGAATAACGGTCCAGTACTTTGTAAATCCGGTTGTTTTGTAAATAATCTAGGATTTTTCAGGTGTGGCGTTCCATGCGAGCCTTGTTTAGCCTTATGTTTGTCAAGATGTAAACATCAGGAGTGCGGAAACAGCGGTAACGAGCAGGTGcacttaaattttttaaagcatttgTTGTACCAGCATTCTCCaatgatttttgtttcctcaGGCTATAAGGTATGGGCGAAAGTGTGCGCAGACGTGTGTGCTTTGTCCGAGGTTGTGTGATAATAGTTGTCAACACCGTAGTTGTGGAAAAAGGTAGGACTTAAAGCAAGTACACTACCACATAAGGTAATTTGTAAAACCTCGTATCAGCGCGTGAAAAGGGTGGGGAATTAAGGTCCGTCTGCACTGTA
This window of the Necator americanus strain Aroian chromosome III, whole genome shotgun sequence genome carries:
- a CDS encoding hypothetical protein (NECATOR_CHRIII.G9455.T2) translates to MSSTAGTDPFARAKDEGKPDFVSNVAEVLFASPLWEDSEKQQPPCDYRELTEMPLKKDIYNAEPSYLRRAIIDGMYNDAAHYLDIMYRLFREDLISPLRDGIAVYKRTGATRYQKLSEDFDEVTSDLLIFKIEGLEGLQVRTIDGTLCRFARLTEESRSHPALSRNLIFGQVVCLSSDGFQEDYQLAQIVERDKTEEDGTIAFTFMDEDGTIVKDRSYQIADPQSYFIAYRYVLVALKSFTPYSPIPFERYIVYGKCDVRKPFYMRIDENVEDIVEDLEIRKYYENIRQGARAKIAKSKTAYDSDLEEELDTSLTKKKVGVINAYELERVKIEGKIYELDKLDEEYKPSTLDNSQRNALIKAITNEIAIIQGPPGTGKTFIGAEIASVILQNRSRWGITEPMLVIAFTNSAVDQFVEKVLEKMYSDFDRGHFCHEGPLIARLGSKSESDILKRGGFLKNDLVNIYSHDINTDGTIKELNNSFKSKRNTQLILAEASLVLYIYKRNLIGYKALTKGRIVPDRFKVELSIWKNTHCDSSGCGLDDDEAFACWLLDKSYNRGDNKMDAPPDDDEDGSDTDFTSQDLDVDESEEAVSLDKLLEDVNQLAIDVEEDLDELYLSDRKWDIVRHCPAESNVVLLGSKYKTTTKGKKFGVQKLLDRVLVSECADAKESILKVKPMEAKDVENMNSFFSLTKQRRWELYMYWMKQLRHTTEQQLPLLIENYRVACENAKNAQFWRDVEVLRKCLVICATTTGAAKEKELLEKIRCRVLIVDEAAEVFEAHVLASLVPSVEHMVLIGDHQQLRPNPSVYELAREYHLDVSLFERLVRNGFPYSTLQVQHRMNSDITRNIIQPYFYPEIIDDTSVLDYPFVPGMEKRCFFWMHEEPETTAPDAVSRSNDHEVKMIVGLISYLKMQGIDFSEITVIAAYSAQMAALRESVGNVFGRPSDDRTVVAVETVDSYQGKENRIIIVSLVRSERDGIGFLAVKNRITVALTRARHGMYVIGNFGYLSQCSSFWNKICTRMFENGLISPTLTIKCQRHGNVQEIEDPREFAEKSPEGGCQDICGASLPCGHSCPRRCHPFDDHLTYICLQSCLKRCKENRYRHPCQRLCSEECGACMRVVSVALDCGHLTNVVCSALSTAVCGERCEKMLKCGHQCSNGCGKPCANVCREPVELSNKICGHTWKIPCDEAKITQACPMPCQEVLPCGHKCADRCGQPCTVDCRKKVRRDLKCGHSIIVACCEDESEKQCQVLMIRELDRCGHSVMIPCHAGTDSSYCSAVCGKNLTCGHKCMKNCGECFVAGGCKCESTCGKVMSCGHRCSKKCGVPCEPCLALCLSRCKHQECGNSGNEQAIRYGRKCAQTCVLCPRLCDNSCQHRSCGKRCYEVCDVKPCEQPCTLQLVCGHACLGMCNEECPRLCGTCQRKNYVFLINQYLGPLEALTKLARIIEVEGCHHIFPVKYLDKHIAATQDQCNVPLCPYPECCQPIVRTHRYSKLVKKRNLEKYNQRIESAVTVPEVTKKVKMTEFWTTIKKELTDCEKLRKARSTKKKFQKKNELVANVLDTIADAERFLAVERVTRTDLYIFWSDYTKFIVLLSRLLQSLVKVTKFARAKKRTPIIRNLCSEILRKKSVQQVFDDEIRMLWSWLSNYGKTRLSGAVVPRARFLAVRCMFLNDLMVFANICNREARDLPGASAAESIRASSLKFLSATSEEDYLELFDEFEKVIIATMKNIGLDGEMQTRAQLGLNLPEF
- a CDS encoding hypothetical protein (NECATOR_CHRIII.G9455.T1), giving the protein MSITFSSFRPDFVSNVAEVLFASPLWEDSEKQQPPCDYRELTEMPLKKDIYNAEPSYLRRAIIDGMYNDAAHYLDIMYRLFREDLISPLRDGIAVYKRTGATRYQKLSEDFDEVTSDLLIFKIEGLEGLQVRTIDGTLCRFARLTEESRSHPALSRNLIFGQVVCLSSDGFQEDYQLAQIVERDKTEEDGTIAFTFMDEDGTIVKDRSYQIADPQSYFIAYRYVLVALKSFTPYSPIPFERYIVYGKCDVRKPFYMRIDENVEDIVEDLEIRKYYENIRQGARAKIAKSKTAYDSDLEEELDTSLTKKKVGVINAYELERVKIEGKIYELDKLDEEYKPSTLDNSQRNALIKAITNEIAIIQGPPGTGKTFIGAEIASVILQNRSRWGITEPMLVIAFTNSAVDQFVEKVLEKMYSDFDRGHFCHEGPLIARLGSKSESDILKRGGFLKNDLVNIYSHDINTDGTIKELNNSFKSKRNTQLILAEASLVLYIYKRNLIGYKALTKGRIVPDRFKVELSIWKNTHCDSSGCGLDDDEAFACWLLDKSYNRGDNKMDAPPDDDEDGSDTDFTSQDLDVDESEEAVSLDKLLEDVNQLAIDVEEDLDELYLSDRKWDIVRHCPAESNVVLLGSKYKTTTKGKKFGVQKLLDRVLVSECADAKESILKVKPMEAKDVENMNSFFSLTKQRRWELYMYWMKQLRHTTEQQLPLLIENYRVACENAKNAQFWRDVEVLRKCLVICATTTGAAKEKELLEKIRCRVLIVDEAAEVFEAHVLASLVPSVEHMVLIGDHQQLRPNPSVYELAREYHLDVSLFERLVRNGFPYSTLQVQHRMNSDITRNIIQPYFYPEIIDDTSVLDYPFVPGMEKRCFFWMHEEPETTAPDAVSRSNDHEVKMIVGLISYLKMQGIDFSEITVIAAYSAQMAALRESVGNVFGRPSDDRTVVAVETVDSYQGKENRIIIVSLVRSERDGIGFLAVKNRITVALTRARHGMYVIGNFGYLSQCSSFWNKICTRMFENGLISPTLTIKCQRHGNVQEIEDPREFAEKSPEGGCQDICGASLPCGHSCPRRCHPFDDHLTYICLQSCLKRCKENRYRHPCQRLCSEECGACMRVVSVALDCGHLTNVVCSALSTAVCGERCEKMLKCGHQCSNGCGKPCANVCREPVELSNKICGHTWKIPCDEAKITQACPMPCQEVLPCGHKCADRCGQPCTVDCRKKVRRDLKCGHSIIVACCEDESEKQCQVLMIRELDRCGHSVMIPCHAGTDSSYCSAVCGKNLTCGHKCMKNCGECFVAGGCKCESTCGKVMSCGHRCSKKCGVPCEPCLALCLSRCKHQECGNSGNEQAIRYGRKCAQTCVLCPRLCDNSCQHRSCGKRCYEVCDVKPCEQPCTLQLVCGHACLGMCNEECPRLCGTCQRKNYVFLINQYLGPLEALTKLARIIEVEGCHHIFPVKYLDKHIAATQDQCNVPLCPYPECCQPIVRTHRYSKLVKKRNLEKYNQRIESAVTVPEVTKKVKMTEFWTTIKKELTDCEKLRKARSTKKKFQKKNELVANVLDTIADAERFLAVERVTRTDLYIFWSDYTKFIVLLSRLLQSLVKVTKFARAKKRTPIIRNLCSEILRKKSVQQVFDDEIRMLWSWLSNYGKTRLSGAVVPRARFLAVRCMFLNDLMVFANICNREARDLPGASAAESIRASSLKFLSATSEEDYLELFDEFEKVIIATMKNIGLDGEMQTRAQLGLNLPEF